A single genomic interval of Pseudomonas sp. TH06 harbors:
- a CDS encoding ATP-binding protein: MSSASSPEGQSSSVEQASRQGLEQAFELFNQMSSQLTDSYSMLEARVTELKGELAVVSAQRMQELAEKERLANRLQNLLDLLPGGVIVIDGHGIVREANPAAIDLLGLPLEGELWRNVIARCFAPREDDGHEISLKNGRRLSIATRSLDAEPGQLVLLNDLTETRHLQDQLARHERLSSLGRMVASLAHQIRTPLSAALLYASHLTEQELPVATQQRFAGRLKERLHELEHQVRDMLVFARGELPLTDRLTPNALMQSLQAAALTHVQDLPIRWQCDSHVGELLCNRDTLVGALLNLVENAIQASAGDVRLKVHCYTRDNTLRLCVSDTGSGIEPTVLARLGEPFFTTKVTGTGLGLTVVKAVARAHQGELQLRSRVGRGTCAQVILPLFSAGQGAE, from the coding sequence ATGTCTTCTGCCTCCAGTCCCGAGGGGCAATCGTCCTCCGTAGAGCAGGCAAGCCGACAGGGTCTTGAGCAGGCCTTCGAGCTGTTCAATCAAATGTCCAGCCAGTTGACCGACTCCTACAGCATGCTCGAGGCGCGGGTGACCGAGCTCAAGGGTGAGCTGGCCGTGGTCAGCGCCCAGCGCATGCAGGAACTGGCGGAAAAAGAACGTCTGGCCAACCGTCTGCAAAACCTCCTTGATCTGTTGCCCGGTGGCGTCATCGTGATTGATGGTCACGGCATCGTGCGCGAAGCCAACCCGGCCGCCATCGACTTGCTGGGTCTGCCGCTGGAAGGCGAGCTGTGGCGTAATGTCATTGCACGTTGTTTTGCGCCGCGTGAAGACGACGGCCACGAAATCTCCCTGAAAAACGGTCGACGCCTGTCGATTGCCACGCGTTCGCTGGATGCCGAGCCGGGGCAATTGGTGCTGCTCAACGACCTGACAGAAACCCGTCATCTGCAAGATCAACTGGCGCGCCACGAACGTCTGTCCTCGCTGGGGCGTATGGTCGCCTCGCTGGCGCATCAGATCCGCACGCCGTTGTCCGCCGCGTTGCTCTACGCCAGTCACTTGACCGAGCAGGAACTGCCGGTCGCCACCCAGCAGCGTTTTGCCGGACGCCTCAAGGAGCGCCTGCATGAGCTGGAGCATCAGGTGCGCGACATGCTGGTGTTCGCTCGTGGTGAATTGCCGCTGACCGATCGCCTCACGCCCAATGCCTTGATGCAGTCGCTGCAAGCAGCCGCGCTGACCCATGTGCAGGACCTGCCGATTCGTTGGCAGTGCGACAGCCACGTCGGCGAGTTGCTGTGCAATCGCGACACGCTGGTCGGTGCTCTTTTGAATCTTGTCGAGAACGCGATTCAGGCCAGCGCCGGTGATGTCCGTCTGAAGGTGCATTGCTACACCCGAGACAACACGCTGCGGTTATGCGTCAGCGATACCGGCAGCGGCATCGAGCCGACCGTGCTGGCGCGCCTTGGCGAGCCATTTTTTACCACCAAAGTCACCGGTACCGGCCTCGGCCTGACCGTGGTCAAGGCTGTGGCACGGGCACATCAGGGAGAATTGCAGCTGCGTTCGCGGGTCGGACGCGGCACGTGCGCGCAGGTGATCCTGCCGCTGTTTTCCGCTGGACAAGGAGCTGAGTGA
- a CDS encoding sigma-54 dependent transcriptional regulator yields the protein MGIKVLLVEDDRSLREALADTLLLAGHDYQAVGSAEEALTAVAREAFSLVVSDVNMPGMDGHQLLALLRTRQPQLPVLLMTAHGAVERAVDAMRQGASDYLVKPFEPKALLDLVSRHALGSLGAGDVEGPIAVEPASAQLLELAARVARSDSTVLISGESGTGKEVLARYIHQQSHRASQPFIAINCAAIPDNMLEATLFGHEKGSFTGAIAAQAGKFEQADGGTILLDEISEMPLGLQAKLLRVLQEREVERVGARKPITLDIRVVATTNRDLAGEVAAGRFREDLFYRLSVFPLAWRPLRERTADILPLAERLLAKHVNKMKHAAAKLSPEAQACLTGYPWPGNVRELDNAIQRALILQQGGLIQPQDFCLAGPVMFATLPVAAPVPAVIREVEIEADSAGALGDDLRRREFQMIIDTLRTERGRRKEAAEKLGISPRTLRYKLAQMRDAGMDVEGYLFAT from the coding sequence ATGGGCATCAAGGTTTTGCTGGTCGAGGACGACCGTTCGTTGCGCGAGGCGCTGGCCGATACGTTGCTGTTGGCCGGCCATGATTATCAAGCCGTCGGCAGTGCTGAAGAGGCGTTGACGGCGGTGGCGCGCGAAGCATTCAGCCTGGTGGTCAGCGACGTCAACATGCCCGGCATGGATGGCCATCAATTGCTCGCGTTGCTGCGCACTCGGCAGCCGCAATTGCCGGTGTTGCTCATGACTGCGCACGGGGCGGTCGAGCGTGCCGTCGATGCGATGCGTCAGGGCGCGTCGGACTATCTGGTCAAGCCGTTTGAGCCCAAGGCTCTGCTGGATCTGGTGTCGCGACACGCGCTGGGCAGTCTCGGTGCAGGCGACGTCGAAGGCCCGATCGCGGTCGAGCCGGCCAGTGCCCAGCTGCTGGAACTGGCGGCACGCGTTGCACGCAGCGACTCCACCGTGCTGATTTCCGGCGAGTCCGGTACTGGCAAGGAAGTACTGGCGCGCTACATTCACCAGCAGTCCCATCGTGCCAGCCAACCGTTCATCGCGATCAATTGCGCGGCCATCCCCGACAACATGCTCGAAGCGACGTTGTTCGGTCACGAGAAAGGCTCGTTCACTGGCGCCATCGCCGCGCAGGCGGGCAAGTTCGAACAGGCCGACGGCGGCACCATCCTGCTCGATGAAATTTCCGAAATGCCCCTCGGCCTGCAAGCCAAGCTGCTGCGCGTGCTGCAAGAGCGCGAAGTCGAGCGGGTGGGCGCGCGCAAGCCAATCACTTTGGATATTCGCGTGGTCGCCACCACCAACCGCGATCTCGCTGGGGAAGTGGCGGCGGGGCGTTTCCGTGAAGACCTTTTTTACCGTCTGTCGGTTTTCCCCCTGGCCTGGCGTCCACTTCGCGAGCGCACTGCCGATATCTTGCCGCTGGCTGAGCGCTTGCTGGCCAAGCACGTCAATAAAATGAAGCATGCGGCGGCAAAACTTTCGCCGGAAGCGCAGGCGTGCCTGACTGGATATCCATGGCCGGGCAATGTGCGAGAACTGGATAACGCGATTCAGCGGGCGTTGATTCTGCAGCAGGGCGGTTTGATCCAGCCGCAGGATTTCTGTCTCGCCGGGCCGGTGATGTTCGCCACGTTGCCAGTGGCAGCGCCGGTGCCTGCCGTGATTCGTGAGGTGGAAATCGAAGCGGATTCGGCCGGTGCCCTGGGCGATGACCTGCGCCGCCGGGAGTTTCAGATGATCATCGACACCTTGCGCACCGAGCGTGGCCGGCGCAAGGAAGCGGCGGAAAAGCTTGGTATCAGCCCGCGCACCTTGCGTTACAAGCTGGCGCAAATGCGCGACGCCGGCATGGATGTCGAAGGCTACCTGTTCGCTACGTGA
- the fliE gene encoding flagellar hook-basal body complex protein FliE: protein MSQGIEFNRLMTDMKAMKLDAMSAPKSTTAVPELAGSSFSDMLGQAINKVSDTQQASTQLANAFEVGKSGVDLTDVMIASQKASVSFQALTQVRNKLVQAYQDIMQMPV from the coding sequence ATGAGCCAAGGTATTGAATTTAATCGGTTGATGACAGACATGAAGGCCATGAAGCTGGATGCCATGTCTGCGCCGAAATCGACGACCGCTGTCCCTGAACTGGCGGGCAGCAGCTTTTCCGACATGCTCGGTCAGGCGATCAACAAAGTCAGCGATACCCAGCAGGCGTCGACTCAACTGGCCAACGCATTTGAAGTGGGCAAGAGCGGCGTCGATCTGACGGACGTGATGATCGCTTCGCAAAAAGCCAGCGTGTCGTTCCAGGCTCTGACCCAGGTGCGCAACAAGCTGGTTCAGGCTTATCAAGACATCATGCAGATGCCGGTTTAA
- the fliF gene encoding flagellar basal-body MS-ring/collar protein FliF yields the protein MAEAVADNVPAKATPIDGKPPLFGLSFLENLSEMTMLRQVGLLVGLAASVAIGFAVVLWSQQPDYRPLYGSLAGMDAKQVMDTLASADIPYTVEPNSGALLVKADDLSRARMKLAAAGVTPSDGNIGFEILDKEQGLGTSQFMEATNYRRGLEGELARTISSLNNVKGARVHLAIPKSSVFVRDERKPSASVLVELYSGRSLEPGQVVAIINLVATSVPELSKSQITVVDQKGNLLSDQAENSEMTMAGKQFDYSRRMESMLTQRVHNILQPVLGNDRYKAEVSADIDFNAVESTAEQFNPDQPALRSEQSVNEQRTASNGPQGVPGALSNQPPSPASAPQTTGGAAAPAAMVQPGQPLVDANGQQIMDPATGQPMLAPYPADKRQQSTKNFELDRSISHTKQQQGRLNRLSVSVVVDDQVKVNAANGEITRAPWSADELSRFTRLVQDAVGFDASRGDSVSVINMPFSAERGEVIADIPFYSQPWFWDIVKQVLGVLFILVLVFGVLRPVLNNITGGGKGKELAGLGSDVELGGMGGLDGELSNDRVSLGGPQSILLPSPSEGYDAQLNAIKSLVAEDPGRVAQVVKEWINADE from the coding sequence ATGGCAGAAGCAGTCGCCGATAACGTTCCGGCCAAGGCCACCCCGATAGACGGCAAACCGCCGTTGTTCGGCCTGTCCTTCCTGGAAAACCTCTCCGAGATGACCATGCTGCGTCAGGTGGGCCTGTTGGTCGGCCTGGCTGCGAGCGTGGCGATTGGCTTTGCCGTGGTGCTGTGGTCGCAGCAACCGGATTACCGTCCGTTGTACGGCAGTCTTGCCGGCATGGACGCCAAACAGGTCATGGACACCCTGGCCTCCGCCGATATCCCTTACACCGTCGAACCGAATTCTGGCGCCTTGTTGGTCAAGGCCGATGACCTGTCCCGTGCGCGGATGAAACTCGCTGCCGCTGGTGTCACTCCCAGCGACGGCAACATCGGTTTCGAAATCCTCGACAAGGAACAGGGGCTGGGCACCAGCCAGTTCATGGAAGCGACCAATTACCGTCGCGGCCTCGAAGGTGAACTGGCGCGGACCATTTCCAGCCTGAACAACGTCAAGGGTGCCCGCGTGCACCTGGCGATTCCTAAGAGCTCGGTGTTTGTGCGTGATGAACGCAAGCCAAGCGCTTCGGTGCTGGTTGAGCTGTACTCCGGTCGTTCGCTGGAGCCGGGTCAGGTCGTTGCGATCATCAATCTGGTGGCGACTTCCGTACCCGAGCTGAGCAAATCGCAGATCACCGTCGTCGACCAGAAGGGCAACCTGCTCTCTGATCAGGCGGAAAACTCCGAAATGACCATGGCCGGCAAGCAGTTCGATTACAGCCGCCGCATGGAAAGCATGCTCACTCAGCGTGTGCACAACATCCTGCAACCGGTGTTGGGTAACGATCGCTACAAGGCTGAAGTCTCGGCCGATATCGATTTCAATGCTGTCGAGTCCACCGCCGAGCAGTTCAATCCGGATCAACCGGCGCTGCGCAGCGAACAGTCGGTCAACGAACAACGCACTGCCAGCAATGGTCCGCAAGGTGTGCCGGGTGCCCTGAGCAACCAGCCACCGTCGCCGGCCTCGGCGCCGCAAACCACCGGTGGCGCTGCTGCGCCTGCCGCCATGGTGCAGCCGGGTCAGCCATTGGTTGATGCCAACGGTCAGCAGATCATGGACCCGGCCACCGGCCAGCCGATGCTCGCGCCGTACCCGGCAGACAAGCGTCAACAATCCACCAAGAACTTCGAACTCGACCGTTCCATCAGCCACACCAAACAGCAGCAGGGTCGCCTGAATCGCCTGTCGGTGTCGGTGGTGGTCGACGATCAGGTCAAGGTCAATGCGGCCAACGGGGAAATCACCCGTGCGCCATGGAGCGCCGACGAATTGTCGCGCTTCACTCGTCTGGTACAGGACGCGGTCGGTTTCGATGCCAGCCGTGGCGACAGCGTCAGCGTGATCAACATGCCGTTCTCCGCCGAACGCGGCGAAGTGATTGCCGATATTCCGTTCTACTCCCAGCCATGGTTCTGGGACATCGTCAAACAAGTGCTGGGTGTGTTGTTCATCCTGGTGCTGGTGTTTGGTGTGCTGCGTCCGGTGTTGAACAACATCACCGGCGGTGGCAAAGGCAAGGAGCTGGCCGGTCTTGGCAGCGACGTGGAACTCGGTGGCATGGGCGGCCTGGACGGCGAACTTTCCAACGACCGCGTAAGCCTCGGTGGTCCGCAGAGCATTCTGTTGCCGAGCCCTAGCGAGGGTTATGACGCGCAACTGAATGCAATCAAGAGTCTGGTGGCCGAGGATCCGGGTCGCGTGGCTCAGGTCGTGAAAGAGTGGATTAACGCAGATGAGTGA
- the fliG gene encoding flagellar motor switch protein FliG: MSDNRAATVKLNKVDKAAILLLSLGSTDAAQVLRHMGPKEVQRVGVAMAQMGNVHREQVEQVMSEFVDIVGDQTSLGVGSDDYVRKMLTQALGEDKANGLIDRILLGGNTSGLDSLKWMEPRAVADVIRYEHPQIQAIVVAYLDPDQAGEVLGNFDHKVRLDIILRVSSLNTVQPAALKELNQILEKQFSGNSNASRTTLGGIKRAADIMNFLDSSIEGQLMDSIREVDEDLSGQIEDLMFVFNNLADVDDRGIQALLREVSSDVLVLALKGSDEGVKEKIFKNMSKRAAELLRDDLEAKGPVRVSDVETAQKEILTIARRMAEAGEIVLGGKGGEEMI, translated from the coding sequence ATGAGTGATAACCGAGCCGCTACCGTCAAACTGAACAAGGTCGACAAAGCCGCGATTCTGCTGCTGTCCCTGGGTTCGACCGATGCCGCACAAGTGCTGCGCCACATGGGCCCGAAAGAGGTTCAGCGCGTCGGCGTGGCCATGGCGCAGATGGGCAACGTCCATCGCGAGCAGGTTGAGCAGGTCATGAGCGAGTTCGTCGACATCGTCGGCGACCAGACCAGCCTGGGCGTCGGTTCCGATGACTACGTACGCAAAATGCTCACCCAGGCCCTGGGTGAAGACAAGGCCAACGGCCTGATCGACCGCATCCTGCTCGGTGGCAACACCAGCGGCCTCGACAGCCTGAAATGGATGGAGCCGCGCGCCGTTGCCGACGTGATCCGTTATGAGCACCCACAGATCCAGGCCATCGTGGTGGCGTACCTCGACCCGGATCAGGCCGGTGAAGTGCTCGGCAACTTCGACCACAAGGTGCGTCTGGATATCATCCTGCGCGTCTCGTCGTTGAACACCGTGCAGCCAGCGGCACTGAAAGAATTGAACCAGATTCTCGAGAAGCAGTTCTCCGGCAACTCGAATGCCTCGCGCACCACACTGGGTGGCATCAAGCGTGCGGCGGACATCATGAACTTCCTCGACAGCTCGATCGAAGGTCAGCTCATGGACTCGATCCGCGAAGTCGACGAAGACCTGTCCGGTCAGATCGAAGACCTCATGTTCGTGTTCAACAACCTCGCCGATGTCGACGATCGTGGCATTCAGGCGCTGTTGCGCGAAGTGTCTTCCGACGTGCTGGTGCTGGCCCTCAAGGGTTCGGACGAAGGCGTCAAAGAAAAGATCTTCAAGAACATGTCCAAACGTGCGGCCGAACTGTTGCGCGACGACCTCGAGGCCAAAGGCCCGGTGCGCGTCAGCGACGTCGAAACCGCGCAGAAGGAAATCCTCACCATCGCCCGCCGTATGGCCGAAGCCGGAGAAATCGTTCTCGGTGGCAAGGGCGGCGAGGAAATGATCTAA
- the fliH gene encoding flagellar assembly protein FliH: MDKHDDDVTDLIRARDVRGFESWALPSFDPPKPEPEPEPEPEPPEMEEVPLEEVQPLTLEELESIRQEAYNEGFGIGEKEGFHSATLKVRQEAEVALAAKLASLEQLMSNLFEPIAEQDTQIEKSLVDLVQHITRQVIKRELAIDSSQIEHVMRDALKLLPLGVENVRLYVNPQDFAQAKALRERHEESWRIVEDEALMPGGCRVETAHSRIDASIETRVTQVMDKLFDQLHEQALHPAAPDLSLDLPEDVKPAAEPEEPLADTADAP; the protein is encoded by the coding sequence ATGGATAAGCACGATGACGATGTGACGGATCTGATCCGTGCCCGCGATGTCCGTGGCTTCGAGTCCTGGGCATTGCCCAGCTTCGATCCGCCGAAACCGGAACCCGAGCCGGAGCCTGAGCCCGAACCGCCGGAAATGGAAGAAGTGCCGCTGGAGGAAGTCCAGCCACTGACTCTGGAGGAACTCGAAAGCATCCGTCAGGAGGCTTACAACGAGGGCTTCGGCATCGGCGAAAAAGAAGGCTTTCACAGCGCCACGCTGAAAGTGCGCCAAGAGGCCGAAGTCGCTCTGGCGGCGAAGCTGGCCAGCCTTGAGCAACTGATGAGCAATCTGTTCGAGCCCATTGCCGAACAAGACACCCAGATCGAAAAGTCGCTGGTCGATCTCGTGCAGCACATCACCAGACAGGTGATCAAGCGCGAGCTGGCCATCGATTCGTCGCAGATCGAACACGTCATGCGCGATGCGCTCAAGCTGTTGCCGCTGGGTGTGGAAAACGTGCGTCTGTACGTCAATCCGCAGGACTTCGCACAGGCCAAAGCCTTGCGCGAGCGTCACGAAGAGTCCTGGCGCATTGTCGAAGACGAAGCGTTGATGCCGGGTGGTTGCCGGGTCGAGACGGCGCACAGCCGCATCGACGCAAGCATTGAAACCCGCGTCACTCAGGTCATGGACAAGCTGTTCGATCAATTGCACGAACAGGCTTTGCACCCGGCTGCCCCGGACTTGAGCCTGGATCTTCCTGAAGACGTCAAACCGGCTGCCGAGCCTGAAGAGCCGCTCGCGGACACCGCCGATGCGCCTTGA
- the fliI gene encoding flagellar protein export ATPase FliI produces the protein MRLERTSFAKRLSTYAEATEIAGAPILEGRLLRMVGLTLEAEGLRAAMGTRCLVINDDSYHPSQVEAEVMGFSGSKVFLMPVGSVAGIAPGARVVPLAETGRLPMGMSMLGRVLDGAGRALDGKGGMKAEDWVPMDGPTINPLNRDPISVPLDVGIRCINGLLTVGRGQRLGLFAGTGVGKSVLLGMMTRFTEADIIVVGLIGERGREVKEFIEHILGEEGLKRSVVVASPADDAPLMRLRAAMYCTRIAEYFRDKGKNVLLLMDSLTRFAQAQREIALAIGEPPATKGYPPSVFAKLPKLVERAGNAEKGGGSITAFYTVLSEGDDQQDPIADSARGVLDGHIVLSRRLAEEGHYPAIDIEASISRVMPAVVSAEHMQRAQYFKQLWSRYQQSRDLISVGAYVAGGDRETDLAISLQPQLVRYQRQGLNDKINMGESQSYLATLFAPATGG, from the coding sequence ATGCGCCTTGAACGCACCAGTTTCGCCAAGCGCCTCAGCACCTATGCCGAAGCCACTGAAATTGCCGGCGCGCCGATTCTCGAAGGCCGCCTGTTGCGCATGGTCGGTCTCACGCTGGAAGCCGAAGGCTTGCGCGCGGCCATGGGCACACGCTGCCTGGTGATCAACGACGACAGCTATCACCCTTCGCAGGTGGAAGCGGAAGTCATGGGCTTCTCTGGCAGCAAAGTCTTTCTGATGCCGGTCGGCAGCGTCGCCGGTATCGCCCCCGGCGCACGCGTGGTGCCGTTGGCCGAAACCGGGCGCCTGCCGATGGGCATGAGCATGCTCGGGCGCGTGCTCGATGGCGCCGGTCGTGCACTGGACGGCAAGGGCGGCATGAAAGCCGAAGACTGGGTGCCGATGGACGGCCCGACGATCAACCCGCTCAACCGTGACCCGATCAGCGTGCCGCTCGACGTCGGCATTCGTTGCATCAACGGTTTGTTGACGGTCGGTCGTGGTCAGCGTCTGGGTCTGTTCGCCGGTACCGGTGTCGGTAAATCGGTATTGCTGGGCATGATGACGCGCTTCACTGAGGCCGACATTATCGTCGTCGGTTTGATCGGTGAGCGGGGTCGAGAAGTTAAGGAATTCATCGAGCACATCCTCGGTGAAGAAGGCCTCAAGCGTTCGGTGGTGGTGGCCTCGCCGGCGGACGATGCACCGCTGATGCGATTGCGCGCGGCGATGTACTGCACGCGCATTGCCGAGTATTTCCGCGACAAGGGCAAAAACGTCCTGTTGCTGATGGATTCGCTGACCCGTTTCGCCCAGGCCCAGCGGGAAATCGCTTTGGCCATCGGCGAGCCGCCAGCGACCAAGGGGTATCCGCCGTCGGTGTTCGCCAAACTGCCGAAACTGGTGGAGCGTGCCGGTAATGCCGAGAAGGGCGGGGGTTCGATCACCGCGTTCTACACCGTGCTGTCCGAGGGCGATGATCAGCAGGATCCGATTGCCGACTCGGCGCGGGGCGTACTCGATGGCCACATCGTGCTGTCGCGGCGTCTGGCCGAGGAAGGGCATTATCCAGCCATCGATATCGAAGCGTCGATCAGCCGGGTGATGCCGGCGGTGGTCTCGGCGGAACACATGCAGCGCGCTCAGTATTTCAAACAGCTGTGGTCGCGTTATCAGCAGAGCCGCGACCTGATCAGCGTCGGCGCGTACGTCGCCGGTGGCGACCGTGAGACCGACCTGGCGATTTCCCTGCAACCGCAATTGGTCAGGTACCAGCGTCAGGGCCTCAACGACAAAATCAACATGGGCGAAAGTCAGTCCTATCTCGCGACCTTGTTCGCCCCGGCGACAGGCGGGTAA
- the fliJ gene encoding flagellar export protein FliJ — MAVSRAARLAPVVDMAEQAEKTAVQRLGYFQGQVKVAESKLADLHAFRLDYSEQWIVRGSTGVSGQWLLGFQGFLAQLDTAVDQQRQSLVWHQNNLDKAREEWQQAFAKVEGLRKLVQRYREEAQRLEDKREQKLLDELSQRLPRQQPF; from the coding sequence ATGGCCGTCAGCCGAGCTGCACGTCTCGCTCCGGTGGTGGACATGGCCGAACAGGCCGAGAAAACCGCCGTGCAGCGCCTGGGCTATTTTCAGGGGCAGGTGAAGGTCGCCGAAAGCAAACTCGCCGACCTGCACGCCTTTCGTCTCGATTACTCGGAGCAATGGATCGTGCGCGGCAGCACTGGCGTCAGTGGGCAGTGGCTGCTCGGCTTCCAGGGCTTCCTGGCGCAACTCGACACGGCGGTTGATCAACAGCGGCAAAGTCTGGTCTGGCACCAGAACAATCTCGACAAGGCTCGTGAGGAGTGGCAACAGGCGTTTGCCAAGGTCGAGGGCCTGCGCAAACTGGTGCAGCGCTATCGCGAAGAGGCGCAACGCCTTGAAGACAAGCGCGAGCAGAAACTGCTGGACGAGTTGTCCCAGCGTTTGCCGCGCCAACAGCCTTTTTAA
- a CDS encoding STAS domain-containing protein — protein MSVVTEVSPDEKKLTISVKGRFDFGRHQEFRESYERLTKKPESIVVDLKDATYLDSSALGMLLLLRDHAGGDNSDVRVVNSNSDVRKILAISNFDKLFDIS, from the coding sequence ATGTCAGTCGTTACAGAAGTCTCCCCGGATGAAAAAAAACTGACTATCTCGGTCAAGGGTCGATTCGATTTCGGTCGCCATCAGGAATTTCGCGAGTCCTATGAGCGACTCACAAAGAAGCCCGAATCCATTGTGGTGGACTTGAAAGACGCCACCTACCTCGACAGTTCGGCCCTCGGCATGCTGCTCTTGCTGCGTGACCACGCCGGCGGCGACAATTCGGATGTGCGGGTGGTCAACAGCAATTCCGACGTGCGCAAGATCCTCGCCATTTCCAACTTCGACAAGCTCTTCGACATCAGTTGA
- a CDS encoding fused response regulator/phosphatase — MQAQEPLTILIAEDSAADRLLLSTIVRRQGHEVLTAANGAEAVEVFRRQQPQLVLMDAMMPVMDGFEAARQIKALAGETLVPIIFLTSLTESEALARCLEAGGDDFLAKPYNQVILAAKIKAMDRLRRLQATVLQQRDLIAKHHDYLLNEQRVAKAVFDKVAHSGCLSAPNIRYLQSPYALFNGDLLLAAYTPAGDMHVLLGDFTGHGLPAAVGAMPLAEVFYGMTAKGYGLAETLREMNAKLKRILPVDMFCCATLLCLSSQRRSVEVWNGGMPDGYLHRIATGEREPLAARHLPLGVLSPQAFDDCTQVHPMAVGDRVFLLSDGVIDTSNASDQLFGVERLQRVFASNREPDRLFDEIEQALRDFRGEARDDVSMVEVGLLESEQVHPSVPVYSDSGQSCPLDWSASFEFRGATLKRFNPLPYLLQLLQEVHGLRAQSGALYSVLAELYSNALEHGVLGLDSSLKRDAAGFARYYEQRNVRLEALQDGFVRVHLQVKPQGEGGCLVIRVDDSGKGFDVARVMERPLDGVRLSGRGVSLVRQLGHNAGWSDQGRSAHVEFFWEVEA, encoded by the coding sequence ATGCAGGCGCAAGAGCCGCTGACCATCCTGATCGCCGAAGACAGCGCCGCCGACCGGTTGCTGTTGTCGACCATCGTCCGTCGTCAGGGCCATGAAGTGCTGACGGCGGCGAACGGTGCTGAAGCCGTGGAGGTCTTCCGCCGGCAACAACCGCAGCTTGTTCTGATGGACGCGATGATGCCGGTGATGGACGGTTTCGAGGCCGCCCGGCAGATCAAGGCGCTGGCCGGTGAAACCCTGGTGCCGATTATCTTCCTGACTTCGCTGACCGAAAGTGAGGCGTTGGCCCGTTGTCTTGAAGCTGGTGGTGACGACTTTCTGGCGAAGCCTTACAACCAGGTGATACTTGCCGCCAAAATCAAGGCGATGGATCGCTTGCGCCGCTTGCAGGCCACGGTGTTGCAGCAGCGCGATCTGATCGCCAAGCATCACGATTACCTGCTCAATGAGCAACGCGTGGCCAAAGCCGTGTTCGACAAGGTCGCGCATTCCGGTTGCCTGAGCGCGCCGAATATTCGTTATCTGCAATCACCCTATGCGCTGTTCAACGGCGACCTGCTGCTGGCGGCGTACACGCCGGCGGGTGACATGCATGTGCTGCTGGGTGATTTCACCGGGCACGGCTTGCCGGCCGCCGTCGGTGCGATGCCGTTGGCCGAAGTGTTTTATGGCATGACGGCCAAGGGCTACGGCCTGGCGGAAACCCTGCGCGAGATGAACGCCAAGCTCAAGCGTATCCTGCCGGTGGACATGTTCTGTTGTGCGACGCTGCTGTGCCTGAGTTCGCAAAGGCGTTCGGTCGAGGTCTGGAACGGTGGGATGCCGGACGGCTATCTGCATCGGATTGCCACTGGCGAGCGCGAGCCTCTGGCCGCGCGGCATTTGCCGTTGGGGGTGTTGAGCCCGCAGGCGTTCGATGACTGCACGCAAGTGCATCCAATGGCAGTCGGTGATCGGGTCTTCCTGTTGTCCGACGGGGTGATCGACACCAGTAACGCCAGTGATCAGTTGTTCGGCGTCGAGCGTTTGCAGCGGGTGTTTGCCAGCAATCGCGAACCTGATCGCCTGTTCGACGAGATCGAGCAGGCGCTGCGCGATTTTCGCGGTGAGGCTCGTGACGATGTGAGCATGGTCGAGGTCGGCCTGCTTGAGTCTGAGCAGGTGCACCCTTCGGTGCCGGTGTATTCCGACAGCGGTCAGTCGTGCCCGCTGGACTGGTCGGCGAGTTTCGAATTCCGTGGCGCCACGTTAAAGCGTTTCAACCCGTTGCCGTATCTGTTGCAGTTGCTCCAGGAGGTGCATGGGTTGCGGGCGCAAAGCGGGGCGCTGTACAGCGTGCTCGCCGAGTTGTATTCCAATGCACTGGAGCACGGGGTGTTGGGTCTGGATTCCAGCCTCAAGCGCGATGCCGCAGGATTCGCCCGCTACTATGAGCAGCGCAACGTGCGTCTGGAGGCTTTGCAGGACGGCTTTGTGCGGGTGCATTTGCAAGTGAAGCCGCAAGGCGAGGGTGGGTGTCTGGTTATCCGTGTCGACGACAGCGGTAAGGGTTTCGATGTCGCCAGGGTCATGGAGCGGCCGCTGGACGGTGTCCGTTTGTCGGGACGCGGTGTCAGCCTGGTCCGGCAATTGGGGCACAACGCCGGTTGGTCGGACCAAGGTCGTAGTGCCCACGTGGAGTTTTTCTGGGAGGTTGAGGCATAA
- a CDS encoding Hpt domain-containing protein encodes MTDTHVDYKALSELREVMEDGYPELLDTFLSDSKVRLGELQKAVDAKALSDVAHSFKGSASNMGATHLAGLCQKLESDANNKSPDEIAQLIAEIGNEFADIRPVYEDERQHATTH; translated from the coding sequence GTGACTGACACACATGTTGATTACAAGGCGCTGAGCGAACTGCGCGAAGTCATGGAGGATGGTTATCCCGAATTGCTGGATACGTTCCTGAGCGACTCCAAAGTTCGCTTGGGCGAGCTTCAGAAAGCCGTCGATGCCAAGGCGCTATCGGACGTTGCCCACAGTTTCAAGGGCAGCGCCAGCAACATGGGGGCGACTCATCTGGCCGGCTTGTGTCAGAAGCTGGAGTCGGATGCAAATAACAAAAGTCCCGATGAAATCGCCCAACTGATCGCCGAAATCGGCAACGAGTTTGCTGATATACGTCCTGTCTATGAAGACGAGCGACAGCACGCTACCACTCACTGA